In the genome of Photobacterium sp. TLY01, one region contains:
- the frr gene encoding ribosome recycling factor has translation MINEIKTDAQTRMDKSVEALKTQLAKVRTGRAHPSLLDGIQVEYYGSNTPLRQVANVIAEDARTLAITVFDKELTPKIEKAIMMSDLGLNPSSAGTVIRVPLPPLTEERRKDLVKVVRAEAEQGRVAIRNIRRDANAEVKALLKDKEISEDDDRRAQDDIQKLTDAAVKKIDTILEAKEKELMEV, from the coding sequence GTGATTAACGAGATTAAAACTGATGCGCAAACGCGCATGGACAAAAGTGTTGAAGCACTGAAAACTCAGCTGGCAAAAGTGCGTACTGGTCGTGCACATCCAAGTTTGCTGGACGGTATTCAGGTGGAATACTACGGATCTAACACGCCGCTGCGTCAGGTAGCTAACGTCATTGCTGAAGATGCCCGTACCCTGGCCATTACGGTATTCGACAAGGAACTGACGCCTAAAATTGAAAAGGCGATCATGATGTCGGACCTGGGCCTGAACCCATCTTCTGCCGGTACTGTCATTCGTGTACCACTGCCACCACTGACAGAAGAGCGCCGTAAGGACCTGGTGAAGGTTGTTCGCGCTGAAGCAGAGCAAGGCCGTGTTGCCATTCGTAATATTCGTCGTGATGCCAATGCCGAAGTGAAGGCGTTGCTGAAAGATAAAGAAATTTCAGAAGACGATGATCGTCGTGCTCAGGATGACATCCAAAAGCTGACGGATGCTGCTGTAAAGAAAATTGATACCATTCTGGAAGCGAAAGAAAAAGAGTTGATGGAAGTCTAA